The following DNA comes from Metopolophium dirhodum isolate CAU chromosome 8, ASM1992520v1, whole genome shotgun sequence.
ctatttaaatattaagctaTAAAgtcaatattcaaaatatctcacgaaaaataaatacaaaataataaattatatacatattattgtagaaaAGCGTCAACAAAATTACATTGCTTTCAAATTAAATCCCTTGTTGTGTCACATGTTACATTTTTCGTATTAATTATCTTATTCCTCTTTCTCGATTTGTTTAGCTGTGGTTGCTTAATcgtcaacaataacaataacaaaaatattaataatgatgctgtaagttgtaacaatattaataataatccatacatatttaattttcctaCGAATTTAtagcatataattatttatccacGTTTTTTTcgataagattattataattaataattttatcgtcatgctaatgtttttttatttgaagaaatattgaaattgtacacatttataatataatatcagtataactcgaatatttttttgtttaataatttatatattaattgaatgaATCAACATGTATCTATACATGATTACTATATTGTTCTTCAGGCCCTtgaccataaaatatttaattgatagaAGGCTTGAAAGGGTTTTTTTgtccaaaaattattaattccaGTGTAGATGCTTCAGTATTATtggataatataaattgttgtcCTCCTCGGATTTACGCAATATCTCCATTCTTTTTCTTTTCCTATTTGTTCTACACGttctttgaaaaataattttttgtacagGATGATAAACTTGGTCAATGAGGTCCTATCGTTTCTTAtttgatttatgattattaaacaGTTGTCTCTGTtacctacttttatatttaaattattttactatcatacttttattatttttattgctatttaCTTCAATTTTAGATTGTTTGTTATTACCTAGTTTTAACATGTATTTGAATTGGTTTAAatccgtttttattttattttaaaatgtattattataaattataataatattcatagtgAAATGTGCTGATACTtgtttatgatattgtattattgtttattattatttgtatgcgGTAATATCTTCAATTCGGTTTTCGGTTGTATCGTCGCTTTAGTGCTTAATTACATCCGAATATCCAATCTCATTATCTGttacagtaaattataatttataataaattatctatagaaatctactaaataataatgcatacaCTTCCATGTTTCAAATGTTTACACTGACAATTATGTAGTCATAATGTGttcgtattaataaataataataatagatacacAGGCACACAGCTGCTAGGTAATTGCGTTTTTATACgaattaacgtaataattataataatattatatgatagatatttattaacaattaacacaCGAACTCAAAAAGCCAAACATATATGCAATAACTAATTTCCATAACACCTATAGTGGTAGGTATACCTTATgcctatattatggtatattatattttaaggacgcgatggtaatttttttattatttcactatGCGCTTCATTAATTTACTGATTAACATAGTATAAAAAACGTATTTGGTCAGTTTGGAAAGTCGTGCACACTTACAGGCATTAAGCTATATATCCAAGGATATATGCACcttaatatacatttcaattcattactacaacaacaacatattattgttcattattggtaactcgtatatattattattttcacatttcGTATTGTTTTGACGTTTCAGGATGCCTGCCGACATTGCAGTGATGGATAATTTCGACTCGAACAGCCAGAGCACAGCTCATGGCCTTTCGGAAATTCAATCTTTTTACAATGGTACGACGGTTTTTTTGACTGGCGCCACTGGATTTGTGGGCAATTTAATACTGGAAAAACTAATCAGGTAACAACTATTCATTCgaacataatatactacattacGCGATACGCCATTGTTTAATCGCATTTAAATTGCTTATTGTTAATGACGTGCATATTTTGGGAGTTCGCAAcacaatatttgttaaatatattgagacacacaataatattatgatattattacgtgtacgtttaatatatacaaccgtttaattttaaacttaaatagtttattgatattataggcCACAaggttttaaaactaaaaattaagaaTTCCTAGCCATGTacctattgatttaaataaattagcataaattctaatatataaaaattataatttttttttgtttaattattactagaaaattaaaaaaatattgtgatgcttactttattttaattacttataaaaaaaccttACAAGCCTCAATGTTTCATCGATTGACTATTGATTGGTTGTAAAACACcacctatagactatagtaaatCCGATGAAATATGACAATGTCAAATGAACTGCAAAAGTATGTCCACAAATAATTGACGAACTTTATGTAGAATGATTGTATCTACCTATACCacattattgatatttgaccacgatttgaattttgttaattttagtctaaataataattgtatctatGTACGCTATAATAACCTTATGCGTAATATTGTGTTACACACGGAAAACGTTGATATTCGAAACTATTTTGTGGAACTATAATTATACTGTATTCGATGCACTGATCAGTGGCATACCTACATCACgtagtacaatatatatacattatgaattatttaaaaatattatttataaccaaAATGGCGGACGAAAACAATATAACTTACAGTATCTACTCTATAattctatgttatattataaattaaaattcatactcaagatttaaatatattccaatggtcgtatattataatagtttatcacGTCATCAGAATACTTGAGTGCTTAGCTGTATACACAGTTtactatgatttatgattaataacaAAACACTGGAAACAAAGcgcgtataaataatatactgtgtaCGTACGCGCAGAATATCTTATAAGTTTGCGTAAACTGAGTTGGtttttcacattatttttttacacatttccATTCCAAATTTGTGATTTACTTCTCAGTCAGATTCATCTGATCACGCGTATACTATAATGATTTGATATACCAAGGTCCTGTAAAAAGCTCttctataaaagtaaatacCTATACTGCCATATATTGACCGAATcataccaaattttattttgtttatatgtataacgatttataatacattagcaTGTCGACATGCTTTGGATATTTATTACATTGTGTATAGTTACCTAATGACAttccattatacatttttgttttatacaatttaacaaaaatgcaatatgcattatattaacACCtctaatgttttaataatatatttgttccttcaaaaattccaatatttaaaaataataatatttaaatacctacctatgtgattgaacattttctgttttaaCTGACCTAATATTTGAGAACACTTAACTTTTGGTTCTTAATAATGATTCTTGATGTAGTATATtaagacaatatatatatataagagtaagttaataaaaattgttttcttttttatttcagAACTTGTTCTggagttaaaaaaatttatgtcTTGATCAGGGAGAAAAAAGGAAAAACTACAGAAGAAAGGTTTAAAGAGCTCTTCAATGACCCAgtgagtaaatatttttatttattttttttagttttttactagATTTagaaatttaactattattatatacagataataatttacgattggttttgaatatattattttacagctAAATTgtgttacattaaatattatatattttcaacatttgaaTATATCATGTTAATCATATTTGATTGTCTTGTTCTACTGGATCGaaattatgaacataataatcaaattaaaataactgtttgtctaatattatttaaaatttaagttaccaaatataaatactaaaattgatttattttcaaacgtactatattatacccgtttatgaatacaaaataaacaatacatgcAAATGGATTTTGACTaggtcatatttattttatgttgtttctatttcaatcaaatttgtttataaaagtGGCATAcaaaagaacaataataaaaacatataaaacgAACTGCAAAAAGGATATCATATCTgaatgtgaaaaatataatgaaaaaaatattattgacctCTAAAAGAGACGATATAGTATTACTATAGGGAActgaaatatgtaatatattaatattcataaaattaattatatagttaaaaaatatatatttaaaaataaaatgtttatccaaataatacaatttattatttagtaaaagtTTATAGAATGTAATGagtaaaacttaaatatttaataaaaaacaatttgactatagatttttattttaacttccgCATGCATTGGTGTACATATTTCCACCTAATCGTAGGAATATTCTACGCATGTTTGTTCATTTgcttacattattaattttcctttttCTAATCGTATCTAAAATCAGCGTATtacgatttattaaaattaaatatagcaATAAAATCAACGTAAAATTACTATggtatcaatataaaaaatcatgGCCAATCGTGGTCATGTAgtcaaagaataataaaaatgaataataaaaaataattatataccatttatatatttttaaatttatattcagtTAGGTAAAACGTGAGGTGTACGATTTATGATTTCAGGTATTTGAATTAATGAAAAAAGAACAACCCAACTATTTAGAAAAGATCACAGCGGTAATCGGTGATTGTTGTTTGCCAAATTTAGGGATACAAGAGCAACATAGGAACATAATGAAAAATGAAGTAATAACactcaacaataatttattattataataatcgttagatttttgttttataataacactttttttttaaactaaggTTAACATTGTTATACACTCCGCCGCTACAGTAAGATTCGACGAGCATTTAAGAAAAGcagttaatatcaatataatcgCCTTGAAGGATATGCTGAAAATGAGCCAAGGAATGAGAGACTTAAAGGTAGGTAATGCATTAGTATGCAAATCTAttgttctatatatatatatatgtgtgtttttttttaataaaatcattcatgataaaatttataataataatacaatactactAAGTAccaaattaaatagttatttgtttttatcttcgttttatttatataatattgtttccgTTTAGGCTTTCGTTCATATTTCAACAGCTTATTCGAATTGCGCCGGGAGAAAAGTTGTGGATGAGGTGTTCTACAAGCCACCGATATCTGGAGACAATTTATTTCAGCTCGTGAACAGTCTTGACGATGACTACATCGATATAATTACTCCTTCGTAAGTACCTATGGTGCACCTATATGATCTGTACTCGTGGTTAACAGATAGAGCAAATACCACGacttaattgatattaatttatacaaatacgaatatttagtatacaacaaataaatttagaaaaagtaAAGAGTTAAttgactatacaatatataatgtttCTTATATTGTTTATGACTTTAAGAGTGGTAGCACTTTATGAGAAAAATTCATCGACGGttgaaaaattgtttcaaaaataaatgaagACAACTGTTTTACTTTATGTTTTATTCATGTAGATTGTTGAAGGAGTGGCCAAACACATATGCGATGACAAAAGCAATTGCCGAAGGTGAAATCGAAGCACACGGCAAAGGGTTACCAATCGGAGTGATAAGGCCGTCGATGAGTGAGTGAATACTATATATGAATGCATcgattctatattatattataatataatatgtaacattttgGTGCAGTGGCGCAACCGGTCTGAAGCCTCTTTAACCgtatttgagtaggtacctactgttaaccagtgataaaatacaataaactgtAGAAACAGTTAAGTATTGTtgattacaataacaatatttttgacaaTAAGAATATGTCATAACTTATAGGTAATAGCAATTAGCAATCTTATTATATACGTAAgttgaaaatacaaatataaattacggACTCTTCGCAACCCTCCCCACCCCTCAGCACAACCACCAAGAAATTTCCGGTTGCAATACTGTTACTGTGTATCGTCGCTGTTGTcgttattacgaaaaaataaaacgttttttttttgtatatttgattTGAATCGTAGTCGTGGCCACCGACAACGAACCGGTCCAAGGGTGGATCAACAACATCTACGGACCGACAGGGGTCGTCGCGGCCACCGGTGTTGGACTCATGAGGTGCATGTGCGCCGATTCCGATCAAATAGCCGACATCGTGCCCGGAGATTTCATCAGCAACGCCGTTGTGGCCTCCGCCTGGGACATCCACAACCAATGGTGAACAacgattttacaaaattatagtacctaacgGGGATATGATATTTTCGTCGTAttacaattcaatttaaaataaaaatgttcaccGGCCAACGACTAACCCCCCTCCCCACAACCGCACAAACACAAAACAGTGGACGCTAAACTTTTCCAACAAGTCAGCtaggtactttaaaaatgttaagtatctGGTGATGTTCGATCgctatttatttaggtatattatttatataattacatgaagcgtaataatatttttcttttattacttGATACTTCTCCATaggaaattgtatttttttctccaataataaatactttacttCATACATATAACGCGTAAAAGTGTGTTAAATATTACGCGCGTGATCAACCGATATTgggtataatcaatattttatacgatcGACCAATATTCCTTTGAAGATCAACTGGTTGGTGACCCCTGCCTCAAATGATGATAATTACCACAAAGTCAGTGGAAAAATctgttctaaaaaaatatactgcatGGTCGCGGGTGGAGGGACCCTAAATTAAATTCGacattccaatttttttttagaactaaGGCTTGCATCTATTTGataactgaaaataaataatgattgtaggttatggttttaacttttaGCACCACGCTTGACTGCTGCAATCTTATTACTACACTATTATTTTACTAGTTcagcaataattaattatattgcagATTTTCGTTTTCGATGTTTTGATACATAATCGTTGTGCCGTAATGGTATAACgtgtacaattaaattaaaacatactataaaacattttaggAAAAAGCATAAAAACTCCAATTGTGAAGTTGAAGTAGACGGTTTGAATAAGGAACAGTTCGTGCCACCAATTTACAATGTCGTTTCTTCGAGCTCTAACCCATTGACATGGGGAGAATTTTCGGCGTTCAACAAAAAATATGGATGCCACACACCTTCTATAAAAGCGGTGAGTGTTCCGAAGAcgtttttacttaaataatacctgacataatataacataatattatgtttaattcaaaaatggttattgatattatattgtattggatTATACCTAACCGGACGAAAATCAtcgttttttttctcatttgtTGTACATAGATCTGGCCATTTATGTTGAGGCTTACCAAAAACAAATACGAATATACAATTTTGTGTTTTCTCCTCCACATCTTACCCGCGTTCATTATCGATTCCTTAGCCAAACTAACGGGAAGAAAGCCACAGTGAGTACACGACaccgaaaaatataattaatattatataatatacgacccAAAATAAAACGCGTCTCCTCGAAAACCTATTgtctatacctaacctaacctaacctattttcACTTTTCAGATTATTGGATGGTTACAAGAAAATGCACAAATTCTCCGAAGTCATAGCGTACTTCGCACTACAATCGTGGACGTTCCACGACAACAACACAAAGTCGCTAATAAAAAAGCTGTCCAAACTGGACCAGTCCCTGTTTAGGTTCGACGTGGCCAAATTAGACTGGAACGAGTATTTCAAAAAACACGTGTTGGGCATTCGACTGTACATCTTTAAAGATCCAATGGACACCGTGCCGGAAGCGTTAAGACGAAATACAAAGTCAGTATAATATTCACTGTCCGGCAGACATAATTTgtcgttattttttattgtcaGTATTTtgcagtttattaattattttccgaTTTATGTTTTCAGATTGTACATGATTCACTACACGTTAATGTCCTTTTTGGTGGCATTATTGATGTTAGTAGTTTATGGACTGTTCCTACTATTCGTGTAGGTAATTCAAATCTCTGTTGTGCCctaaatggtaattataataatcgtacataacaaacaaaatatatatttactgtaatattatgtactcgttctaatatgtacttatattggTACATTTATCGCctaattattgtgaattttgttttgtatctcattacgatgtacctattttacttttactcaaatttgtataaatttatgaacatttttatactaaaatttatttaaaatttaataacttcattttttcaatacctacactataatatctataggtacTGTTATTATCAATTCTACAAACTCGTTCTTGTATGCACGCacgtattctatattataatattatgtaggtataatgtcTCTGATTTATTGtaagtacaattaataatattattattattgtcaatattgaattattgtatatatataaaatgccTAGTTTTAAAACGTAGGCagtttatattatgtcattgattTTAAGATTATTGTGTGTAACTTAAAAGACTTTTagttattatgtacctaaattattataataaattattatatttaatatattatttggtgaaataaattattttttaactgaattattattttcattccgCGAAAGTGAGTTTTTTCAGTGAAAGATTTACATTTGTGAAGTTCTGTTTGTctgttatttgaaatattttttgaattaaatacatacatccATACaggtacacattatttttatatgaaactagctgatcccgtgcacttcgttgctcgttaaatgtaccaactctatatgactcaaactttgttcaattcgtcatttaatattcagtgtatagtgttcaaaatttatcttaacgttgcctggaataaaaattctgattcgcagcagtaatgcagtatattatcatgtaggcatctacctgcggtagatcgcggacctcGTTCcctttgtacgtaagtgtatgatttaacactgaagtatcaaagttataccaagtttgtcgtattccacCTTTGGTGgattaattatataatcaattaatgcaaaatcctaacctaacctaaccatactaatatcagataaataaaaaaaccgaatttaaccatttttaaattagcctgtcttcttcccagaggtctaatctacacacaaacattaatttatatatatatgtatatgtaatatataaaattattgtgtcacaatgttagttaccatactcctccgaaacggcttgaccgattattatgaaattttatatgcatattcagtaggtctgaAAATCGgctactatctatttttcatacccctaagaaaaaattaaaaataataatagtgtattatatattggttgctattgattAATCGGACAtgtgtttgttgatttgtattattattttttgtcactatatatatatatatatataaaaatgaatgtttgtgtgtagattagacctctgagaagaagataggctaatttaaaaagggttaaatttggtttttttattcatcagattttagtgcagttaggttaggtaaggttTTTAGTTAGGTAAGGATTtcgtattaattgattatattaattcaccgtaggtggaattaagtaaaaacgacaaacttggtgtaactttgatactttagagttaaatcaaacacttacgtacaaacagcacggggttcgcgatctaccgcaggtagattgcctaactgataatgtactgctgcgaatcagaatttttattccgggcaacagaaaagttaagataaatctagaacatcatacaccgaatattaaataacgcattaaacaaagtttgagtcgttTGAGTCGTATACGGTTAgaacatttaacgggtaacgaagtgcatgGGATcaactatagtagtatatatttttatgatttattataaattattattaacttttcagTAAATATCAACTTACCGTAGGATGGTGTGAATAAGTTCgtggtataaaatataggcTATAccatataattagtaaaaatattatgaaaatttcattgtgtatataaactaggtatataataatatacgtgatAGTTTCAAGTCCCCAAAGAAGGGCATGAAACCGCTTATGAAAAATTCGGTTACCGGGTtaggttaaattaaaaaatgttcgtaaGTGTTTACTGGTTTTATTGTAGGAAGTGGTTTTAATTCTTCAAGATTACCGGTAACCACTTCGGAAACGGTTTTTCTcggaaaattttagttttactttaatttacacaaaacaaatatcccctttataaaacgatttaggaacaagctaaattaaaaaataaatatgcttcTAAacacttggtttttttttcatttgactATAAAAAATGGTTGGAtagtgcttttaaaaaaaaagcacgcTGTTGCACAGATATATCAGTTCTTTCTTTACGTGCTGTGAGAATTTGGTatttctacaacaaatatggtgcgagaaaagttgtcccacgcaaaacagtttttgctatgttccacatttgtaag
Coding sequences within:
- the LOC132949871 gene encoding fatty acyl-CoA reductase wat-like isoform X1; amino-acid sequence: MVSELFLEHSQLPDTTDDSSEDRWRQSIGRFTPRQCYSSSQVLQRHINRMPADIAVMDNFDSNSQSTAHGLSEIQSFYNGTTVFLTGATGFVGNLILEKLIRTCSGVKKIYVLIREKKGKTTEERFKELFNDPVFELMKKEQPNYLEKITAVIGDCCLPNLGIQEQHRNIMKNEVNIVIHSAATVRFDEHLRKAVNINIIALKDMLKMSQGMRDLKAFVHISTAYSNCAGRKVVDEVFYKPPISGDNLFQLVNSLDDDYIDIITPSLLKEWPNTYAMTKAIAEGEIEAHGKGLPIGVIRPSMIVATDNEPVQGWINNIYGPTGVVAATGVGLMRCMCADSDQIADIVPGDFISNAVVASAWDIHNQWKKHKNSNCEVEVDGLNKEQFVPPIYNVVSSSSNPLTWGEFSAFNKKYGCHTPSIKAIWPFMLRLTKNKYEYTILCFLLHILPAFIIDSLAKLTGRKPQLLDGYKKMHKFSEVIAYFALQSWTFHDNNTKSLIKKLSKLDQSLFRFDVAKLDWNEYFKKHVLGIRLYIFKDPMDTVPEALRRNTKLYMIHYTLMSFLVALLMLVVYGLFLLFV
- the LOC132949871 gene encoding fatty acyl-CoA reductase wat-like isoform X2, with product MPADIAVMDNFDSNSQSTAHGLSEIQSFYNGTTVFLTGATGFVGNLILEKLIRTCSGVKKIYVLIREKKGKTTEERFKELFNDPVFELMKKEQPNYLEKITAVIGDCCLPNLGIQEQHRNIMKNEVNIVIHSAATVRFDEHLRKAVNINIIALKDMLKMSQGMRDLKAFVHISTAYSNCAGRKVVDEVFYKPPISGDNLFQLVNSLDDDYIDIITPSLLKEWPNTYAMTKAIAEGEIEAHGKGLPIGVIRPSMIVATDNEPVQGWINNIYGPTGVVAATGVGLMRCMCADSDQIADIVPGDFISNAVVASAWDIHNQWKKHKNSNCEVEVDGLNKEQFVPPIYNVVSSSSNPLTWGEFSAFNKKYGCHTPSIKAIWPFMLRLTKNKYEYTILCFLLHILPAFIIDSLAKLTGRKPQLLDGYKKMHKFSEVIAYFALQSWTFHDNNTKSLIKKLSKLDQSLFRFDVAKLDWNEYFKKHVLGIRLYIFKDPMDTVPEALRRNTKLYMIHYTLMSFLVALLMLVVYGLFLLFV